TTTCATGAAAAATCATGCTAAATTAAGCAAGTCAAAAAAACGAAAAGGGGTCATTAATTGAAACTCAAAAAAACAATTTTAACACTTTCACTTCTCGGAAGTTTATTTTTTTCTGCAACTGCTTTTGCTTCTGAAACAAGTGATAAATTAGCAACAGTAACAGCTGATGTGACACAAAGTGAAGCAAAAATAAATGATTTTAAATCACAAATCAAAGATGTACAATCCCAACTTAAAATAAATGAAGAAACACAAGCTGCTTTAGTGCAACAATTAGATAAAGAAGTTGAAAAATTAGCAGATATAAAAGAAGCCTTGATCCAAAAAGAAGCACAACAAGCAGAAGTGGCAGCCTCTTTTTTAAGTTCTTCCCTTGATTTATTAAGTGGATTACAAGGAAAAGAACAAATTGAAGTGCAAGTAACAAAATTAAAAGAAGAACAAAGTAATCAACGCATTGAAGTTGCCTCATTGCAAGGAAAATTAACACAATTAAAACAGAGCAAGCAAGAATTAACGGCCAACGCAACAAATTTAGGCCAAGAACAGGCAGCTGTTGAAAAAGCAATCGTAGTAAAAAAAGCCACAATTGAAAAACTTGCTGCAAAAGTTAAAGCAGAAGAAGAAAAAGCGGCTAAAGTAGCGCAAACAGGTTTTGCTGCACCAATAGAAGGGAGTTTAAATGTCAGCAGTCCTTTTGGCTGGCGTCAAATGCCTTTAGGTGGCGGGACAGAACATCACGATGGCATTGATTTAACCGGTTCTACTGGCCAAACAGTGATGGCAGCGCGAGATGGTGTTGTAATAGAAGCTGGTTTTGATGCTAGTTGTGGCAATCATGTGATTGTAAAACATGACAACGGCTATTACACGTATTACTTTCATTTAACAACAATTGAAGTAAGTAATGGTGCTAATGTGAGTGTCGGTCAACGAATTGGTGGTATGGGAACCACAGGAAACTCCACTGGTGTTCATTTACACTTTGGTGTTGCAACAGGTATGTGGGAGGGCTTTGTTGATCCTGCGCCTTTAATTGGTGCTGCTTAATAAAGTAAAATTAAAATACCCAACAACTCTCAGGGGAAAATTTTTTCTGAAGGTTGTTGGGTATTTTGCTAGTAAAATAGGATGTATTCATTTTGCTTTTCTTACTACCATAAACCTGGGGTGGCGGTAATAATTAATTTTTCTTTAGAAAAAGGGTGTTCGATATGCATTTCACTCGCATGCAGCATTAAACGTGGTGCTTTTATCGAACCATATAATGGGTCGCCAATAATGGGATGACCAATACTTTTTAAGTGGACCCGAATTTGATGAGTACGCCCTGTCTCTAACTGACAATAAACTTGACTTTTTTTTCCTCCGTGATGAACGGTTATGTGAGTGATAGCTGTTTGTCCATTTCGTTCATCAACAATCCGCTTACGGCGATCGTGACGATCACGACCAATTTTTTTCGTAATAGTTAAATCATGGTCTAAATTGCCGGCAACTACAGCTTGATAGCGGCGGTAAATACTTTTTTGTTCCAATAATCGACCTAAAATAGGAAGTACTAATGGATTTTTAGCAAATAATATAGCACCGCTAGTCTCTTTGTCTAAACGATGAACAACATAGGGACGCTGATTTTTAACGGCTAAGTAGGCGGCTAAATCATTTAGAAGTGTATCGATTTCTTGGGGCTGATTGGGATGTGTTTTTACACCAGTTGGTTTATTCACCACAATCAAATGCTCATCTTCATATAAAACTGAGATTTTATTTTTATTGCCTAAAGCAACTGTTTGATAGACGTAATCAGTGGGCTCAATAACTAGGGTAATGATATCGCCAGCTCGACAATGTTCATGAAACATGACAAATTCTCCGTTTTTGCGGACATTTTTTCGGGTACGTAAAAAATGACGGACTTTTCTAGGAACTAACCATTCTTTTTCTAATAGTTCACGAATCGTCATCTCTTTTTGATTTTTAGGTAGTGTTATCGCGTATTCCATCGCAGTCCTCTTTTCATATTTCTTAAACTATGCTTTATTTTAAAAGATATTTAAGAAAAATGTAACGAATTACTGCATTTTCTTTGCTAAAATGTGCTAGATTTAGTTAAATATGCTATTTTCAGTCTAAAGACGCAGGTCAGCGCGAGACTTTCCTGTTAAACTGACACAAATTAAATGAGTGGAGATTGTTATGGACGCAAAAGAAATTTGGAAAAAAATTAAAGAGGCGCTATTATCTTTTTGGCAATGGCTGAAGCCTTATTTACAGCAATTGCATCACTGGCGTAAACGGGTATGGAAAAAATATCATGTGAATAAAATTATTATCCTGTTAGGTTTGGTCGCAGTTCTAGTGACTAGCAGTTACTTATTTTACTTATCCAAACAAGTCGATGTTGACCGTCTGCAATCAGATTTGAAGAACACGACAGTCATTTATGATAAAGATGGCGATACTGCTGGGAAATTAAGTTCTGGTAAGGGGACGTATGTTGAAATTGACAAAATTTCTCCTAATATTGTTAATGCCGTAGTTTCAACAGAAGATCGTAATTTTTATCATCACCATGGATTTGATATAAAAGGGATTGCTCGGGCAGCAGTTAGAGCAGTGATTAATCGCAACACTTCCGGAGGCGGTGGGAGTACCATTACCCAACAATTAGCTAAAAATGCTTATTTAACTTTGGATCAGACTTTTAGTCGTAAAGCAAAAGAACTTTTCTTGGCGATTGAGATTGAAAAAAAGTACACCAAAGACCAAATTTTAACGATGTATTTGAACAACGCTTATTTTGGTAATGGTGTGTGGGGTGTGCAGGACGCTTCTAAGAAATACTTTGGCGTTAATGCCAGTGAACTGGAATTAAGTGAAGCGGCAACACTAGCTGGGATGTTAAAAGGACCTAACATTTATAATCCAATTGACCACCCTGATTTAGCTAATCAGCGCCGAAATGTTGTTTTAAGTGTAATGGTAGATAATGGGAAGATCACCAAAGAACAGGAAAAACAAGTTGAACAAACCAATATAGCAGATTCCTTATATGATGCGTATGATAATGAAGATAGTGGAAATAATTATCCTTACTTTATTGATGCTATCTTAGATGAGGCAGAAGCAAAATATGATATTGACGACTCTGATATTTTAACAAAGGGTTATAAAGTTTATACGACGTTGGATCAACAACAACAAATTCAGATGCAAAACGTTTATGAGAATGCCAATAATTTTCCAGCTAATGCTACTGATGGCGCTATGCCACAGTCAGGTTCAGTTTCAATGGATCCAAATACCGGCGGAATTCGAGCATTAGTGGGGAGACGAGGAGAGCATACTTTTCGAGGCTTTAACTTTGCTACTCAGATGAAGCGTTCACCTGGTTCGACGATTAAGCCAATTAGTGTCTATACACCGGCACTAGAAGCAGGATATAAACCAGATAGTATTTTAAAAGATGAAAAACTGAAATTTTATGATGTAAAAAATTATGATGGTACCTATTCCGGTGAGGTGCCGATGTATCAATCGGTGGCTTGGAGTTTGAATGCACCGGCTGTTTGGTTACTTCATGAAATTGGGATTGATAAAGGATTCAAAAAGGCACAAGAATTTGGTCTTTCACTAACAGAAAAAGACAAATATTGGGGTGGGGTTGCCTTAGGTGGTCTAGAAAAAGGAGAATCCCCAATGACTATGGCTGCAGCGTATGGTGTTTTTGCCAATGGGGGACAACTTTACACGCCACATGTTATCACTAAGATTGTAGATTCTAAAGGTACCGTTATTGTCGACAATACTAAGCCAAAAGGCAAACGTGTTATCTCAGAAGAAACAGCCAATCAGATGACAAGTATGTTATTGGGAACATTTTCAAATGGGACTGCTGCCCAAGCCAATCCTGGGTATACAATGGCAGGTAAAACAGGAACAACAGAAACGAACTTTGATTCTAGTAAAGCTAACGATCAATGGATTGTAGGCTATACGCCAAATGTGGTAATTGCGACTTGGTTAGGATTTGAACAAAGTAGCAAGGATCATTATTTATCGGGTACGAGTGGCGATGTAGTTGGTAAAATTTTTCAAGCTGAAGCGGCTAATATTTTGCCTCATGTCAAGGAGTCTGGTTTTGCCGTAGCCGACGCTTATCAAACGAATGGAAAAGTTGTCGCTGCTGATGAAGTCAATCGTGATCAAAGTAGTGAAAACGATTGGAGCAAAACGGTCGATGATTTCGCAGAAAAAGCAAAAGATGGTTTAAGTGAAATCGGTGGTAAAGTAAAAGAAGGTGCAAAACGGGTCTTTCAAGATATTTGGGGTAAACTAAATGGTAACTAATTTTTTTATGTTACAATAAAGCATATCAAATAAAAGCGAGGTTACAAATCATGGCAAATATTTATGATACAGCAAATCAATTAGAACGAGAAATTCGTGAATCGCAACAATTTGGCGACTTAAAAGCATCTTTTGATCGCTTGAAAGAAAATCAAGAAGCACATGCTTTATTTCAAGAATTCCAACAATTGCAACAAGGTTTGCATGAAAAAATGATGTCAGGTGAAGAAATTTCCGAAGAGGATGCAAAAAAAGCGCAAGAATTAGCTGAAAAAGTACAAAAGGAAGACTTAATTAATGAATTAATGCAAAAAGAACAAGCTTTTAGTGCTGTTGTCAATGACTTAAACCGCATTATCATGGGCCCTGTTCATGAATTATATAATTAAAAAATAGGATGGGGCTAGCCTCATCCTATTTTTTATGCGTGTCCTTAAATAAATTGATAACTATGCTTTAATTTTATAACGCAATAATGTTTGTAATTTTTCTGGTTGTGTTCGACGAAAATCGTTTAGGTAGATTTCTCGGTGCCAGTAATCACCCATCATCACGGTCTTAGTTAACTTGTTTTCAGCTAGAAAGTTCTCCATCTGATTAAATGTTTTGGTTTCTGTATCAAAGGTACCAGTATGGATCATTTGTAAAACTTGTCCTTCTTCATAGACTTCCCATTTCACATCGTCAAAATAAGGATTTTCTTTTTTGATTAAGGTTTTTGTCTTAATCGCATTGAAAAAGTCTTCTGTTACAAACCCGGGTTGGCGGAGCATAATTTTATATTTTAAAGCATCTTTATTTAGATTTTCGCCTTTTGATCCATCAGTGGTAGTCCAAACACCTTCCAAGGGATAAACGCGATAATCAATTGACTCGCCTAGAGCGCCTTTTTTTATGGCCATTTTAATACCATAGGCAATTGGAAAAAGTGCGCTAATCTTTTTTGTAAACAAGGAATCATTGGGATTGCCACAGCCTGTTAAAGTGATAAATTGTTGTGATGGAATTGTGATTATAGTTGGTTTTTTTGCAGTATATAGTGTTTTTTCCTGCTTGCTCCAATCAATTTTCATAATTTTCTCCTTTAAGTGATCTTGTGGAATCTCGGGGAATTAATTTTACTGGAATTTTAGTATCTCCAGGGATTTTTTCTTCTTGCAGCCAGGCCAATAACAGTTTTGCAGCATTTTGACCAATCCTACTAAAATCCTGAAAAACAGTGGTTAAAGCAGGATCAAAAAAACGTGCTGCTTGTGTATCATCAAAGCCTGAGACTGATAATTCAGCGGGGATATGCCAATTTTGTTGGCGCAGCTGTTGAATTGCGCGTAGTGCAAACAAATCATTTTCACAGACTAAGGCTGTTATTTTGTTTTCCCGTAAATAATGATTAAGGCCAGCCCCGGTTAAATAAGTATCCTCTAAATGAGTATGGAAAATTACTTTTTCTTCTGTTAAGGCCCGAAAATACCCAAAGTAGCGTTGCCGCGTTGATTGAGGATGGTTTTTATCTCCAAAATAATAGGCAATTTTTTGATGTCCTAATTGTAGTAAGTGTTTGGTCGCAAGATATCCCCCTACTTCATTGTCTGCAGTAACCGCAGCAAAAGGTAAGTCGGGGATTTTTTTATCCAAAATAATAGTAGGAAAAGACTGTAAAGCCAGAGAAATAAGTAAATCTAAATGTGCTTCTTGATTACGAGCGTAGTAAATTAATCCATCAAATTCTGTTGTTATGTCAGTTGCAGTACGATGAGTTAAAAAATCAAAATTAGTTAAGAGTACATCTATTTTTTTAGCCTGTAAAACATTCATAACTCCTTCGCTCAAAGGGGCAATGGAGAGTTCTGTGCTTTCTTCTAATGGTAAAATTAATAGAATTCGACGTGGTTGTGTCCGCTTTTCTGGAAGTTCTTTGACAAAGCTCCCGCTACCTTGAATACGTTTGATTAAACCTTCTTGTTCCAAGTCAGTTAATGCTCGCTTGGCTGTAATCCGACTGACGTGATATATGTCAGAAAGTTCTTTTTCGGTAGGTAATTTATTACCTGAAGGAAGTTTTCCAATTAGAATTTGCGCTTTTAAATCGTTTTTTATTTTTTGATAGAGCGGCTGGCTCACGTTTGCTACCTCCTATCTACTTCTATTTTTTGATATATTCAATTAGTATGATAGCATATTATTTTTTGCTCTTACAGAATTAAAAATATCTTTTGAAAGCGTAGACATGTAGTGATTATCAAAGTATAATCATTTTATAAATTGATATATCAAATTTAATATTTTTTTTAAAAGAAAATTGAGACAAGGTTCACGCTTTTTGATAATGGTAAAATACGTGCACCAATTTCAAATTAGGAGGATGTAAAATGTATTACGGTGGTATTGAAGCAGGCGGGACAAAATTTATCTGTGCTGTCAGTGATGAGCAACAAAATATTGTGGCAAAAACGAGTATTCCTACAACCACCCCGGCAGAAACTTTACAAGCCACGTTTGATTTTTTTGATCAATATGAAATCAGTGCAATGGGCATTGGATCATTTGGACCGATTGGAATTAATGAGGATAAAGATAATTATGGCTATATCTTGGCAACACCAAAACCAGGGTGGTCTGAGTTTGATTTCTTAGGTCAAATGAAAGAAAAATACGATATTCCTTTTGTCTGGACGACAGATGTCAATGCAGCAGCATATGGTGAACTAAAAAAAGGAGCAGCTCAAGGTAAAAATAGCTGTATTTACTTAACAGTAGGTACAGGAATCGGGGGCGGTGTTGTAATTGATGGTAAAATCTTCTCTGGAATCAATCATCCAGAAATGGGACATGTGCATGTAAAACGTCATCCGGATGATGAATATGAAGGAAAGTGTCCGTATCATAAGGACTGTTTAGAAGGTCTAGCAGCAGGACCAAGTCTTGAAGCAAGAACTGGCATTAAAGGTCAAGATTTACCAGAAGATCATCCAATTTGGGAAATCCAAGCGTATTATATTGCGCAAGCATTAATGAGTTATGTTTTAACATTAGCACCAGAACGAATTATTTTAGGTGGTGGTGTGATGAACCAAGATCATTTATTAATGAAAATTAGACAAAGTTTTGTGGAGCAAGTCGCCGGTTATGTGGAAACACCGCCAGTTAGTGAATATATTGTCCGTTGGGGTTTACCAAATGAAAGTGGCATCACAGGTTGTTTATTATTAGCAGAAGATGCTATAAAAACAAAATAAATAAGAAAAATAAGTCAAACAATCTTGTAGCAAGTAGTGAAGTGATACTATTTGTTACAAGGTTGTTTATTTTGATTCACATTTTGTACCATGTAAAAGCAGTAACGCAATAGATTAAAAAGAAATTTAAGCTAGTTTTACATCATTCAGCTAAACACCATTAAAAAAATGACAGCTTTTTTTTATGTACTTCTTTTAATGACAAAAGGCGAACAAGTTTTCGTATTATGGGTGACGGAACACGGGAGAAATGTTATGATATAAAGGAATTTACAGTTTTTTTACCAAATGAATTAGGGTGCTTTAAAATCTGTAAACAACTTCTTTATTTGAAATATGAAGTGAAATTATGAAATAAGGAGGGCGTTATCATGCGCTTTATCCATGTTGCTGATTTGCATTTTGACCGCACTTTTGAGGGAGTCCCAAAAGAACTTCCAGCTGATTTTTTAAAAAAGTTAAATCAAGCGAATGAAAAAACTTTAAAAAATATTATTACCAGCGCTATTAATCAAAACGTGGATTTTGTCATTTTTGCTGGAGATACCTTTCATCAAAAGAATCCATCTTTGAAAAATCAGCAGTTATTAATGCAGCAATTTCAGCGATTAGAACAGGTGGAAATCCCGGTATATTTAATTTTTGGTAATCACGATTATTATGATGAGAATCGTTACTGGTTTTCATTTCCTAAAAATGTAGTATTGTTTGAAGAAGAAAAAGTGAAAAGCTTTATTGCGACTACGCAAGCGGGGGAACGTTATGCGGTATCGGGGTTTAGCTATCGTCAGCAATATTTGCATAAATCCATGACCCAAGAATTTCCCATGCGCAATTCACAAGTTGACTATCATATTGGACTTTATCATGGGGATGTTCAAGATGCCAACTTTGCACCGTTTAACCTTAGTGAATTGAAAAGTAAAAATTATGATTATTGGGCATTGGGACACATTCATCAACCGACGCAATTAAGTGAAGAAATTATTTATCCAGGAACACCACAAGGGCATACGAAAAAAGAGCTTGATTTGGGTAATGTTCTCTTAGTGGATTTGTCAGGGGATAAAGTCAATTTAAAGGAAATTCCTGTTGCTGCAGTGCGTTGGCAAAAAAGCGTAATTTCCTTAGCCCACTGTGAGAATAATGCAACAGTCTTAAATTATTTAAAAGAACAATTGACACCGCTGGCAACAGCGCAGACGAGGTTGCTCGAAATTACATTGACAGAAACACAACACTTGGTTAATTTTGCCGATATGATTGTAAATGGTCAGCTGCAAGATTTATTAAATCAACAATGGCCTGCACAAATTTTTGTTCATAAATTGGCAGTACAAGAAACAAAAGCAAAGATTTCATTACCTGCAAGTGATTTATTAAAAAAACAATTGTTACAAGAATTTAGCCACAGCGAAATTTTTAAAGAAGTTTTAGCCGATCTTGCTACAAATAAAATTACCGCAGCTTTGTTGGAAGACGATGAATTTTGCCAAGAAGTGTTGGAACAAGTCACCGAAGAATTAGATCAGCAATTTGAATGGGGGCAAAAGTAATGCGAATTCTAAGAGCTGAAATTACCGGGTTTGGTAAATATCGTAATCAAACAATTGATTTTACGAGTGGCAATCAATTGTTTTACGGTGCAAATGAGGCGGGTAAGTCGACTTTGTATCAGTTTATTATGGCGATGTTATTTGGCTTTCCTTTAAAAAGAGGAAGAAAACGTGATTTTGAACCTTTAGATGGTACGAGTTATGGTGGGCGTTTAGTAATAACACTCCCTGTGCAAGGTGAAGTGACAATCGAACGCTTTAAACAAGTGAATCGGGGGAAAGCAAAAGTTTACTTAAGACAGCAGACTGGAGATGATACGCTTTTAAATCAATTGATTGCACCTTTAAATCGGGAATTGTTTGAAGAAGTTTTTACTTTTCAACAAGAACAATTGGCGCAAATAGAGCGCCTACAAGAAAAACCACTGCACGATGCTTTAATTTCATTGGGAATTACTGGGAGCAAAAAATTATTAGAAAAGCAACAGACCTATAACGAGAACGAACAAAAAATATTTAAAGTCAGAGGACAGCGACAGGCTTTAAACAAGGCTTTAAAAGAACGGGAAAAAATTGCCCAACAAGTTTCGCAACAAGAAACAAAGGAAGCCGCCATTACCGATCTTTTAGCCGGCAAACAAAAAGATGAATTACTGCAACAAGAATTAACAGAAAAATTAAAACAAGCGCAGCAAGAATATTTAGTCCTAAAAGAAAAAGAAAATAGCTTTCCCCAATATGAAGAGTGGCAAGTTTTACAAAAAAAATATCCCAACGATGAATTAGGAGCCCAACCTGAGAAACTACAGGAATTTTACAATCAATATAATCAGCTAAATACCCGCTTAGCAGAAGGCAAACAAGCATTGGTCGCGTTAAATGAATCTTATGGATTGACTGATCGTTACCGATTTTATCTCGAACATGAAATAGAGATTAAAAATTTGCTACAAGATCAAGTTACTGCAGTGCGTTTAACCGACGATTTTCAAGCACATCTACGCGAGCAACAGCAATTAATAGAAGCCGTGACGGTTTTAGAAGATACGTATCAGTTTAACGTGGGAGAAGATCCACAGAAAAAAGTTCGTGTAGTTAAAAATTTAGTCCAAGACTATCACAGCATTACATCAGATATTACGCAGGCGCAACAAGAAGTTCGGTGGCAAAAAGAACAACAGCCGGTACTTTCTACTACCCCTTCTTTTTTTCAACAGCAGACCGGAGCTGTTCTTCCTACCCTTATTGCTAGTTTTGTTGCAGTGATTTTTGTGATTGGTGGTATCCTCAGTACAAATGTCCGCTTTGTCTTATGGGCAATTGCCCTCATTGCAGTGGGGGTCGCCCTTTACAATTACCAGAAAAAAACGACTAAAAAGCACTCTGTGAAAACAAAAGATAAGCAGCAAGAAAGCCACAAAATGACATTTGTGGACCAATTGATGAAAAAGCAAGAACAAATTTGGCACCACCTACAAACGCAATTACCTTTGCTTAAAGACCCGGAAGATTTACCTGTTGCTTTAGTTCAATTGCAAAATGCTGCAGAAGATTATCTTGTGAAAAATAATGCCCTGATGGCAGTGGATCAACGTTTGGATCAATTAGATCAAGCGTATGGCGCTTTTTTACAACGGTTTTCATTTTTAGATAAATGGGTGCCACAAGAAGGACAAGATATTTTACAACGTTTATTATTAGTACAAAATTTTGCTGATGAGATGCAAGAAGTGAAGTTGCAGCAGGAACAACCCACAGCGGCTTTATTGATTCGTCAAAATCAACAATTGCAACAGCAACTTGATCAACTGGTGGCAGAAAATCAGAATTTGCTTAGTAGTGTAGGAATTACGCAACCTACTGAAATTCCATTATGGATTGCACAAATGCATCAAAAAGCGGGTGACTTAGCCCGAAAACAAGAACTTGCAGCAAGGCTAAAAAATTTATTTCCTAAAAAAATTACCGCTACACAATTAGCAATGAAAAGAGCAACAGTACAAAAGAAGCTAGAAGAATTACAGCTAGCTGATCGCCAAGTGAACCGTAGTATACAAAGCGCACAATTAAAAATTGAACAGATGCAAAGTGATGGAACTTTAGATGAGTTACGTCAAAGCTTAACGCAAGCAGACAGTAAGGTTTATGAACTGGCGCTCCAATGGGGAAAAAATAAACTGTTGGCAGCTTTACTAGGTGATTTAGCAACAGAACTTTCAGATAAACAGTTGCCGCAGTTGTTACAAAAGAGCAGTGAATACTTAAAAATTTTGACAAAAGACAATTATACAGCTTTGGATTTTATTGAAGGAGAATTAGTTGTCAAAACTAAAAATCAAAACTGGCAGATTTATGAACTTTCCACAGGTACTAAAGATCAAGTGATTATGGCAGTTCGCTTTGGTTATTTATCCTTGCAGGAAAGAATTTTATGTCCGTTAATCATTGATGATGGCTGGTTGCATTATGATAGTATTCGTAAAGAACAATTAGCTGTCTTGTTAAAAGAATTTTCCCAAGACTATCAAGTGATTTGTTTGTCTTCTGACGTAGAAATGGTAAGCTATTATGAGAAGTTACAACAAAAAATTGTTGTGTTAAATTAGTTTTTTGTTGCAAGTTGTGACTAGAAAAAAGAAGTAAGAGGAGATTGCCATGAAAAAATTAAAAGATTTAGCCGTGGATGAAGAATTTCAAGCTTTTTTATTAATTAAAAATGCCGATGTTCGGTTAGCTAAAAACGGTAAAAAATTTATTGCATTTACTTTTCAAGATACGTCTGGTACGATTGACGGCAAGTTTTGGGATGCTTCTGAAGAAGAAATTAATAAATTTGCAGCAGGCAAAGTGGTTGCCTTACAAGGAAAACGTGAATTGTATAACGGTAATCCACAAGTGAAAATTGTTCATCTGCGATTAGCGCGTGCTGATGAACCTAGTGAACCCACGCAATATATGGAAAGAGCACCGCTTAAAAAAGAAGAGATGGAAGAAGAAATCAATCAAACTTTATTTGAAATTATCAATCCTCATTGGAATCGGATTGTTCGCTTTTTATTAAATAAATATCAAAAAGAATTTTTTGACTATCCTGCAGCTAAACGCAATCATCATGCTTTTGCTGGTGGTTTAGCCTATCACACAGTTTCAATGCTGCGTTTAGCCAAAGCAATCGTCAAAGAATATCCGGAATTAAATCCATCGTTGTTATATGCGGGAGTTATTTTACACGATTTAGGGAAAGTCGTGGAATTATCTGGGCCTATGTCAACGGAATACACTTTAGTGGGAAATTTGGTTGGTCATTTGGTGTTGGTAGATGAAGAAATTACAAAAGCTTGTATAGCTTTAAAATTTGATGAAAACGAAGAAGATATTGTCGTTTTACGTCACATGGTTTTAGCACACCACGGTTTGTTGGAATATGGCTCGCCTGTTCGACCACGTATTATGGAGGCTGAAATCTTACATCAAATTGACAATTTAGATGCTTCGATGCAAATGATGCTAACTTCTTTGCGCCAAACACAACCGGGAAATTATTCGGATCGTATTTTTGGAATGGATAATCGTAGTTTCTATTTGCCTAAAGATGTATAGCAACACATACTAAAAATAATAAAGTTTCATTTATACCACAATATTTATGAGAGAAATTGTTTGGTACAAATGAAGCTTTTTATTTATGCAAAAATAATGATTTTTCTTCTTTTTCGGCTATCAAAATGTGAGGTTTTTGAAAGTGAAGGTTAAATCTTCTGGAATTTAGTCATTTTTCTTAAAGTTTTTATAAACTAATTGATATTTTTATTGAATTTCAGTAAATAAAAATCTCCTATGTTATCTTTTTTTGTAGAGAATTTTCAAAGGAGATTACAGCTGTGGAAAAGATGAACGGTCTAAGCTTAGCTGAGGTGCAGTTACGAAAAGAACAAGGATTACAAAATAATTTTATTGAAAACGCGGCCAAATCAACACGGGCCATCTTTTACGATAATTTAGTTACATTATTTAATTTTTTAAATTTATTGATTGGGATTTGTCTTTTTTTAGTAGGCGCTTATAGCAATATGTTTTATCTGATTATTATTTTAGTCAATATCATAATTGGGATTTATCAAGAGATTCATGCCCGTAATTTAGTCCAAAAGCTTTCAATTGTGAATAAAAAGCAGGTGAGCGTTTTTCGCGATGGGATTGAAATAAAGGTAGCTACTTCAGAGTTGGTCATAGAGGATTTGGTCAAAATAACTGCAGGAGAGCAAGTTCCTTCTGATGTAAAAGTTATATGTGGCTTTGCTGAAGTTAATGAAGCAATGTTGACAGGAGAAGCCGATTTAATTGCTAAACAGGCTGGGGAAACCTTATTGTCGGGAAGTTTTTTAGTTAGTGGAGAAGTATTCGCACGAGTTATCCATGTGGGAAAAGATAATTATGCCGTAAAATTAACCAATGAAGCGAAAATGCATAAACCGCTTAACTCAGAATTAATTCGGGCAATTCGTCAGGTAACAAAGTTTACTAGTTTTGTCATTATTCCTTTTGGTCTACTCCTGTTTTTAGAAGCTTATATTTGGCGTGCAAGCGGAATGAAAGAAGCAGTGGTGGTTTCTGTTGCAGCTGTTTTGGGAATGTTGCCTAAAG
The genomic region above belongs to Enterococcus saigonensis and contains:
- a CDS encoding RluA family pseudouridine synthase, which produces MEYAITLPKNQKEMTIRELLEKEWLVPRKVRHFLRTRKNVRKNGEFVMFHEHCRAGDIITLVIEPTDYVYQTVALGNKNKISVLYEDEHLIVVNKPTGVKTHPNQPQEIDTLLNDLAAYLAVKNQRPYVVHRLDKETSGAILFAKNPLVLPILGRLLEQKSIYRRYQAVVAGNLDHDLTITKKIGRDRHDRRKRIVDERNGQTAITHITVHHGGKKSQVYCQLETGRTHQIRVHLKSIGHPIIGDPLYGSIKAPRLMLHASEMHIEHPFSKEKLIITATPGLW
- a CDS encoding GyrI-like domain-containing protein, with the protein product MKIDWSKQEKTLYTAKKPTIITIPSQQFITLTGCGNPNDSLFTKKISALFPIAYGIKMAIKKGALGESIDYRVYPLEGVWTTTDGSKGENLNKDALKYKIMLRQPGFVTEDFFNAIKTKTLIKKENPYFDDVKWEVYEEGQVLQMIHTGTFDTETKTFNQMENFLAENKLTKTVMMGDYWHREIYLNDFRRTQPEKLQTLLRYKIKA
- a CDS encoding peptidoglycan DD-metalloendopeptidase family protein, with the translated sequence MKLKKTILTLSLLGSLFFSATAFASETSDKLATVTADVTQSEAKINDFKSQIKDVQSQLKINEETQAALVQQLDKEVEKLADIKEALIQKEAQQAEVAASFLSSSLDLLSGLQGKEQIEVQVTKLKEEQSNQRIEVASLQGKLTQLKQSKQELTANATNLGQEQAAVEKAIVVKKATIEKLAAKVKAEEEKAAKVAQTGFAAPIEGSLNVSSPFGWRQMPLGGGTEHHDGIDLTGSTGQTVMAARDGVVIEAGFDASCGNHVIVKHDNGYYTYYFHLTTIEVSNGANVSVGQRIGGMGTTGNSTGVHLHFGVATGMWEGFVDPAPLIGAA
- a CDS encoding PBP1A family penicillin-binding protein; the encoded protein is MDAKEIWKKIKEALLSFWQWLKPYLQQLHHWRKRVWKKYHVNKIIILLGLVAVLVTSSYLFYLSKQVDVDRLQSDLKNTTVIYDKDGDTAGKLSSGKGTYVEIDKISPNIVNAVVSTEDRNFYHHHGFDIKGIARAAVRAVINRNTSGGGGSTITQQLAKNAYLTLDQTFSRKAKELFLAIEIEKKYTKDQILTMYLNNAYFGNGVWGVQDASKKYFGVNASELELSEAATLAGMLKGPNIYNPIDHPDLANQRRNVVLSVMVDNGKITKEQEKQVEQTNIADSLYDAYDNEDSGNNYPYFIDAILDEAEAKYDIDDSDILTKGYKVYTTLDQQQQIQMQNVYENANNFPANATDGAMPQSGSVSMDPNTGGIRALVGRRGEHTFRGFNFATQMKRSPGSTIKPISVYTPALEAGYKPDSILKDEKLKFYDVKNYDGTYSGEVPMYQSVAWSLNAPAVWLLHEIGIDKGFKKAQEFGLSLTEKDKYWGGVALGGLEKGESPMTMAAAYGVFANGGQLYTPHVITKIVDSKGTVIVDNTKPKGKRVISEETANQMTSMLLGTFSNGTAAQANPGYTMAGKTGTTETNFDSSKANDQWIVGYTPNVVIATWLGFEQSSKDHYLSGTSGDVVGKIFQAEAANILPHVKESGFAVADAYQTNGKVVAADEVNRDQSSENDWSKTVDDFAEKAKDGLSEIGGKVKEGAKRVFQDIWGKLNGN
- a CDS encoding YlbF family regulator produces the protein MANIYDTANQLEREIRESQQFGDLKASFDRLKENQEAHALFQEFQQLQQGLHEKMMSGEEISEEDAKKAQELAEKVQKEDLINELMQKEQAFSAVVNDLNRIIMGPVHELYN